The following proteins come from a genomic window of Streptococcus oralis:
- a CDS encoding metallophosphoesterase family protein produces MTKIAVLSDIHGNTSALEAVLADAKAEKVDEYWLLGDILMPGTGRRRILNLLADLPITVRVLGNWENSLWRGLHRKLDPTKASHRYLLRQSQYILEEISPKEIEDLHNQPMQVHRQFGDLMVGITHHLPDKNWGRELIHTGKQEDFDRLVTNPHASIAVYGHIHQQLLRYGSDGQLILNPGSIGQPFFLDAGLRKDLRAQYMILEFDEAGLADVDFRRVDYDVEAELQLAKDLKLPYFQIYYESLVNGIHHTHNQELLYEIAQEQGHDIELDAWLDSSND; encoded by the coding sequence ATGACCAAAATAGCAGTTCTTTCAGACATACATGGGAATACAAGCGCCTTGGAAGCTGTACTGGCTGATGCAAAAGCGGAAAAGGTGGATGAGTACTGGCTTTTGGGGGATATTCTTATGCCTGGAACAGGACGTAGAAGGATTTTGAACCTCTTGGCTGATTTGCCCATCACAGTAAGAGTTCTGGGTAATTGGGAGAATAGTCTCTGGCGTGGTTTGCATCGCAAGTTAGATCCAACAAAAGCTAGTCATCGCTATCTCCTGCGCCAAAGTCAGTACATTTTAGAAGAGATTAGCCCTAAAGAAATAGAAGACCTCCACAATCAACCCATGCAAGTTCATCGTCAGTTTGGTGATTTGATGGTAGGAATCACTCACCATCTCCCTGATAAAAACTGGGGTAGAGAGTTGATTCATACGGGAAAGCAAGAAGATTTTGATAGATTGGTGACGAATCCACACGCCTCTATCGCAGTATATGGCCATATTCATCAACAGTTGCTTCGTTATGGAAGTGATGGACAGTTGATTCTTAATCCAGGTTCGATTGGGCAACCCTTCTTTTTAGATGCGGGATTACGTAAGGACCTGCGGGCCCAGTATATGATCTTAGAGTTTGATGAAGCAGGTTTGGCTGATGTTGATTTTCGTCGAGTGGATTATGATGTAGAAGCCGAATTGCAGTTGGCCAAAGATTTAAAGCTTCCCTATTTCCAGATCTACTATGAAAGTTTGGTAAATGGGATTCACCACACTCATAATCAGGAACTTCTGTATGAGATTGCCCAAGAACAGGGGCATGATATTGAGTTGGATGCATGGTTAGATAGTAGTAATGATTGA
- a CDS encoding DUF4037 domain-containing protein — protein sequence MIQDLYKEFSQLEQVEAIALGGSRAGQDYDQNSDYDVYVYLNSSIDEATRLKILSKYCSYMEIGNQFWELEDDCVLNNGIEIELIYRSLESFEQELNSTVFQHQAQNAYTTCMWHNLLHSKILYDPHGRYASLQRAYQIPYPQELKKHIIERQLLLLEQSMPAFSHQIEKAIKRHDLLSVNHRTSEFFASYFDLLFALNEQTHPGEKRMLEYAKTNCTLLPKQFEETIRKYFQLLYQPQQGEQAIVTLQTILKELKAILP from the coding sequence ATGATTCAAGACCTTTACAAAGAATTCTCTCAACTGGAACAAGTAGAAGCTATCGCTCTTGGTGGTTCACGTGCAGGACAAGACTACGATCAAAATTCTGACTATGATGTCTATGTCTATCTCAACTCTTCTATTGATGAGGCGACTCGCCTAAAAATTTTGAGCAAATACTGCTCCTATATGGAAATTGGAAACCAGTTTTGGGAGTTAGAGGATGACTGCGTACTAAACAACGGTATCGAAATCGAGTTGATTTATCGTTCTCTGGAGTCGTTTGAACAAGAACTAAACTCAACTGTTTTTCAGCATCAAGCTCAAAATGCTTATACAACTTGCATGTGGCACAATCTACTCCACAGCAAGATTCTATACGATCCGCATGGACGCTATGCTTCGCTCCAAAGAGCCTATCAGATTCCCTATCCACAGGAACTCAAAAAGCATATCATTGAAAGGCAACTCCTTTTGCTAGAACAATCCATGCCTGCCTTCTCTCACCAAATTGAAAAAGCTATCAAACGCCATGATCTTCTCAGTGTGAATCATCGTACGAGTGAATTTTTTGCTTCCTACTTTGACTTGCTGTTTGCGCTCAATGAGCAAACCCATCCTGGTGAAAAACGAATGTTGGAGTACGCAAAGACCAATTGTACTCTCCTCCCTAAACAATTTGAAGAAACTATTCGCAAGTATTTCCAACTACTCTATCAACCACAACAAGGAGAGCAAGCGATCGTAACCTTGCAAACTATCCTGAAGGAACTAAAAGCCATTTTGCCATAG
- the thrS gene encoding threonine--tRNA ligase translates to MIKITFPDGAVREFESGVTTFEIAQSISNSLAKKALAGKFNGKLIDTTRAITEDGAIEIVTQDHEDALPILRHSAAHLFAQAARRLFPDIHLGVGPAIEDGFYYDTDNQAGQISNEDLPRIEEEMQKIVKENFPSIREEVSKDEAREIFKNDPYKLELIEEHSEDEGGLTIYRQGEYVDLCRGPHVPSTGRIQIFHLLNVAGAYWRGNSDNAMMQRIYGTAWFDKKDLKNYLQMREEAKERDHRKLGKELDLFMISQEVGQGLPFWLPNGATIRRELERYIVDKEIAAGYQHVYTPPIASVELYKTSGHWDHYREDMFPTMDMGDGEEFVLRPMNCPHHIEVYKHHVHSYRELPIRIAEIGMMHRYEKSGALTGLQRVREMSLNDGHTFVAPEQIEEEFKKILQLIIDVYEDFNLTDYRFRLSYRDPEDKHKYFDNDEMWENAQRMLKAAMDDMELNYFEAEGEAAFYGPKLDIQVKTALGKEETLSTIQLDFLLPERFDLKYIGADGEEHRPVMIHRGVISTMERFTAILIENYKGAFPTWLAPHQVTLIPVSNEKHVDYAWEVAKKLRDRGVRADVDERNEKMQFKIRASQTSKIPYQLIVGDKEMEDGTVNVRRYGQKETQTVSVDDFVQTILADIANKSRVEK, encoded by the coding sequence ATGATTAAGATTACTTTCCCAGATGGCGCTGTTCGTGAATTCGAATCTGGCGTTACAACTTTTGAAATTGCTCAATCCATCAGCAATTCCCTAGCAAAAAAAGCTCTTGCCGGTAAATTCAACGGCAAACTCATCGACACTACTCGTGCAATCACTGAAGATGGTGCCATTGAAATCGTGACGCAAGATCACGAAGATGCTCTTCCGATCTTGCGTCACTCAGCTGCTCACTTATTTGCCCAAGCAGCTCGTCGCCTTTTCCCAGATATTCACTTGGGAGTTGGTCCAGCTATCGAAGATGGTTTCTACTATGATACAGACAACCAAGCTGGGCAAATCTCTAACGAAGACCTTCCTCGTATCGAAGAAGAAATGCAAAAAATCGTTAAAGAAAACTTCCCATCTATTCGTGAAGAAGTATCGAAAGATGAGGCCCGTGAAATCTTCAAGAACGACCCTTACAAGTTGGAATTGATTGAAGAACACTCTGAAGACGAGGGTGGTTTGACTATCTACCGTCAGGGTGAATACGTGGACCTCTGTCGTGGCCCGCACGTCCCATCAACAGGCCGTATCCAAATCTTCCACCTACTCAACGTAGCTGGTGCTTACTGGCGTGGAAATAGCGACAACGCTATGATGCAACGGATCTATGGTACAGCTTGGTTTGACAAGAAAGACTTGAAGAACTACCTCCAAATGCGTGAAGAAGCTAAAGAGCGTGACCACCGTAAACTGGGTAAAGAACTAGACCTCTTCATGATTTCTCAAGAAGTTGGTCAAGGTTTGCCATTCTGGTTGCCAAACGGTGCGACTATCCGTCGTGAATTGGAGCGTTACATTGTCGACAAGGAAATCGCTGCAGGCTACCAACATGTTTACACTCCACCAATTGCCTCAGTGGAACTCTATAAAACTTCTGGTCACTGGGATCACTACCGTGAAGATATGTTCCCAACTATGGACATGGGGGACGGTGAAGAGTTTGTCCTCCGCCCAATGAACTGTCCTCACCATATCGAAGTTTATAAACACCATGTACACTCATACCGTGAATTACCAATCCGTATCGCTGAGATTGGCATGATGCACCGATATGAAAAATCTGGCGCCCTTACTGGCCTTCAACGTGTACGTGAAATGTCCCTAAATGATGGTCATACTTTTGTAGCTCCAGAACAAATTGAGGAAGAATTCAAGAAAATTCTTCAATTGATTATCGACGTGTATGAAGATTTTAATTTGACAGATTACCGTTTCCGCTTGTCTTACCGTGATCCTGAAGATAAACACAAGTACTTTGACAACGATGAGATGTGGGAAAATGCACAACGCATGTTGAAAGCAGCTATGGATGATATGGAACTGAACTACTTTGAAGCTGAAGGTGAAGCAGCCTTCTACGGACCAAAATTGGATATCCAGGTTAAAACTGCCCTCGGTAAAGAAGAAACCCTTTCTACTATCCAGCTTGACTTCTTGCTTCCAGAACGTTTCGACCTTAAATACATCGGAGCTGATGGTGAAGAGCACCGTCCAGTTATGATCCACCGTGGGGTTATCTCAACTATGGAACGCTTTACAGCTATCTTGATTGAAAACTACAAAGGTGCCTTCCCAACATGGCTTGCACCACATCAAGTGACCCTCATCCCCGTTTCTAACGAAAAACACGTGGACTACGCATGGGAAGTGGCTAAGAAACTCCGTGACCGTGGTGTCCGTGCAGACGTAGATGAGCGCAATGAAAAAATGCAGTTCAAGATCCGTGCTTCACAAACCAGCAAGATTCCTTACCAATTGATCGTTGGTGACAAGGAAATGGAAGACGGAACTGTCAACGTTCGTCGCTATGGACAAAAAGAAACACAAACTGTCTCAGTTGATGACTTTGTTCAAACTATCCTTGCTGACATCGCTAACAAATCACGCGTTGAGAAATAA
- a CDS encoding AAA family ATPase, with the protein MLYMIGGSPCSGKSTIASLLARQYQLLHIKLDDLIEEMMSQESADSQPVCLLRQDRNPEQIWMRNPEEMADEEWHFYEEIFPYVKSYLIKNQNRPLLVEGAGLLPHLVKELECQASSYLCLTPTADFQKKHYRQREWVPYVLEGTTNPEQAFENWMQRDILFAQMVRKEAMKLGYPSLVTDGSQPENQTAEEVARLLKLSNKNRINI; encoded by the coding sequence ATGCTTTATATGATTGGCGGATCACCTTGCAGTGGAAAGTCAACAATTGCCTCACTTCTTGCTAGACAATATCAACTACTTCATATCAAACTGGATGATTTGATAGAAGAGATGATGAGTCAAGAAAGTGCAGACTCACAGCCAGTTTGCCTTCTTAGGCAGGATAGAAATCCAGAACAAATCTGGATGAGAAATCCAGAAGAGATGGCAGATGAAGAATGGCACTTTTATGAAGAGATTTTTCCTTATGTAAAATCTTACTTGATAAAAAATCAAAACAGACCTCTCTTGGTGGAGGGAGCAGGACTTTTGCCTCACTTGGTAAAGGAGCTTGAATGTCAAGCATCATCCTATCTATGCTTGACTCCGACAGCTGATTTTCAAAAAAAGCACTATAGACAGAGAGAATGGGTTCCTTATGTCTTAGAGGGTACAACCAACCCTGAGCAAGCTTTTGAAAACTGGATGCAACGAGATATTCTTTTTGCTCAAATGGTTCGTAAGGAAGCGATGAAATTAGGCTATCCTAGTCTCGTAACAGATGGTAGTCAACCAGAAAATCAGACTGCAGAAGAAGTTGCTCGGCTCTTAAAATTGTCCAACAAAAATAGAATAAATATTTAA
- a CDS encoding Rrf2 family transcriptional regulator — MQISSRFTIATHMLIIIAIKGQESKVTSDFLAASVGVNPVIIRKTLSQLKKAELISVARGTGGTEILKDLQDISLFDVYQAVECLGKSGKLFSFHDNPNPNCPVGANIHQVLDQKLLDIQLAMENQLRQTSLAQVVADAQDKMTK; from the coding sequence ATGCAAATTTCAAGTCGATTTACCATTGCGACCCATATGCTAATTATCATTGCTATCAAGGGCCAGGAAAGCAAGGTAACCAGTGATTTTCTCGCGGCCAGTGTTGGGGTCAATCCGGTTATTATTCGCAAAACCTTGTCCCAACTCAAAAAAGCTGAACTGATATCAGTTGCGCGCGGTACCGGCGGTACCGAGATTCTCAAAGACTTACAAGATATCAGTCTTTTTGATGTGTATCAGGCAGTCGAATGTTTAGGGAAATCTGGTAAACTCTTTAGTTTCCATGACAATCCCAACCCCAACTGTCCAGTAGGGGCCAATATCCATCAAGTCTTGGATCAAAAATTGCTGGATATCCAACTAGCGATGGAAAACCAGCTTCGTCAGACGAGTCTGGCTCAGGTTGTGGCAGATGCTCAGGATAAAATGACAAAGTAA
- a CDS encoding sensor histidine kinase, with protein MLDWKSFFLAYLRSRSRVFTYIFSLGFLVLLFQFLFASLGTYFLYFFLLSSFLTFLFLAWDIFAEAQVYRQEVLYAERDPKSPLECALAEKLEERESELYQKKSEAQSKLTDLLDYYTLWVHQIKTPIAASRLLVAEVSDREVKQQLEQEIFKIDSYTNLVLQYLRLESFHDDLVFEKVQVEDLVKEVVRKYALFFIQKGLALNLHDLDKIIVTDKKWLLVVIEQILSNSLKYTKEGGLEIYMEGQELCIKDTGIGIKNSDVLRVFERGFSGYNGRLTQQSSGLGLYLSKKISEELGHQIRIESEVGAGTTVRIKFAEVKLVIE; from the coding sequence ATGCTTGATTGGAAATCATTTTTTCTAGCCTATCTGCGTTCTCGCAGTCGCGTTTTTACCTATATTTTTTCATTAGGCTTTCTTGTCCTTCTCTTTCAGTTTTTATTTGCTAGTCTAGGAACTTATTTTCTTTATTTCTTTCTGCTCAGTAGTTTTTTGACCTTCTTATTTTTGGCTTGGGATATATTTGCAGAAGCTCAGGTTTACCGGCAGGAAGTACTCTATGCTGAGCGAGACCCCAAGTCTCCTCTGGAATGTGCGCTAGCAGAAAAGCTCGAAGAGCGTGAATCTGAATTGTATCAAAAGAAGTCTGAGGCTCAGAGCAAGCTGACGGATTTGCTTGATTACTACACCTTGTGGGTTCATCAGATCAAGACCCCCATTGCGGCTAGTCGACTTTTAGTGGCAGAAGTTTCTGATCGGGAGGTCAAGCAGCAACTGGAACAGGAAATCTTTAAGATTGACTCCTATACCAATCTGGTGTTGCAGTATCTTCGTTTGGAAAGCTTCCACGATGACTTGGTATTTGAAAAGGTTCAAGTGGAGGATCTGGTGAAGGAAGTGGTTCGTAAGTATGCTCTTTTCTTTATCCAAAAAGGACTGGCGCTCAATCTCCATGACCTTGACAAAATCATCGTGACCGATAAGAAGTGGCTGTTGGTCGTCATTGAACAAATCCTCTCAAACAGTCTCAAATACACCAAGGAAGGTGGGCTAGAGATTTATATGGAAGGCCAGGAGCTCTGTATAAAGGATACGGGAATCGGGATTAAAAACAGCGATGTGCTCCGAGTCTTTGAACGTGGCTTTTCAGGCTACAATGGACGCTTGACCCAGCAGTCATCTGGACTTGGTCTTTACCTATCTAAGAAAATTTCTGAAGAACTGGGCCACCAGATTCGTATTGAGTCTGAGGTTGGGGCAGGAACAACAGTACGTATCAAATTCGCTGAAGTGAAGCTCGTTATTGAGTAA
- a CDS encoding response regulator transcription factor: MHKILLVEDDQVIRQQVGKLLSEWGFEVVLVEDFMEVLSLFVQSEPHLVLMDIGLPLFNGYHWCQEIRKISKVPIMFLSSRDQAMDIVMAINMGADDFVTKPFDQQVLLAKVQGLLRRSYEFGRDESLLEYAGVILNTKSMDLHYQGEVLSLTKNEFQILRVLFEHAGNIVARDDLMRELWNSDFFIDDNTLSVNVARLRKKLEEQGLAGFIETKKGIGYGLKHA; this comes from the coding sequence ATGCACAAGATTTTACTAGTAGAAGATGACCAGGTTATTCGGCAACAAGTGGGAAAACTACTCTCTGAGTGGGGCTTTGAGGTCGTTTTGGTAGAAGATTTTATGGAAGTATTGAGCCTTTTTGTTCAGTCAGAACCTCATTTGGTCCTCATGGATATTGGACTGCCTCTTTTTAATGGTTACCACTGGTGTCAGGAGATTCGTAAGATTTCCAAAGTGCCCATCATGTTTCTTTCTTCGAGAGATCAAGCGATGGATATCGTCATGGCGATCAATATGGGAGCAGATGACTTTGTGACCAAGCCTTTTGACCAGCAGGTGCTCCTTGCCAAGGTACAAGGCTTGTTGCGCCGTTCCTATGAATTTGGGCGGGATGAAAGTCTACTGGAGTATGCGGGTGTGATCCTCAATACCAAGTCTATGGACCTGCACTATCAGGGGGAAGTTCTGAGTTTGACCAAGAATGAATTTCAAATTTTGCGAGTGCTGTTTGAACATGCGGGCAATATCGTGGCGCGTGATGATCTGATGCGGGAACTCTGGAACAGTGACTTTTTCATCGATGACAATACCCTGTCTGTCAATGTTGCTCGTTTGCGCAAAAAGCTAGAGGAACAAGGCTTGGCAGGCTTTATCGAAACCAAGAAAGGGATAGGATACGGACTGAAACATGCTTGA
- a CDS encoding YdcF family protein produces MVQCSHQRRKLCTFFRDNRSLWNPALLLLSLLFSYLSIANLFYEAGQEEVHMILFAVIFFLLPFLVFLSGFFLIYNGFVLLKKEGKSKANYLSLGLGCVILFFFVIMAIRMSDTNGLFYTNHLVNIIFFFLIYSYLIFGFAFAGFLLYSILYLFIPKKKHYDFIIIHGAGLLNGEKVTPLLKSRIDKAVEAYHQSLNPNVKIIASGGRGGDEKISEARAICNYLLKETDVPREAILLEEDSTTTYENLLFSKEMGEKLVASPRFLFVTNDYHVFRTSTYARRIGMKGDGLGCRTAAYYIPSAFIREYIALCVKMRWLFIAFYVLLILALIFSYRGILW; encoded by the coding sequence ATGGTACAATGTAGTCATCAAAGGAGAAAACTATGTACTTTTTTTAGGGACAATCGCAGTCTCTGGAATCCGGCTCTCTTGCTTTTATCTCTGCTCTTTTCTTACCTGTCTATTGCCAATCTTTTTTATGAAGCTGGGCAAGAAGAAGTGCACATGATTTTATTTGCAGTGATTTTTTTCTTGCTTCCATTTTTAGTTTTTCTAAGCGGCTTTTTCCTTATTTATAACGGATTTGTGTTATTGAAGAAAGAAGGGAAATCCAAGGCAAATTATTTGTCTCTTGGACTAGGGTGTGTGATTCTGTTCTTTTTTGTGATCATGGCAATCCGAATGAGCGATACCAATGGTTTGTTCTACACCAATCATCTAGTGAATATTATCTTTTTCTTTTTGATTTATTCGTATTTGATTTTTGGTTTTGCCTTTGCAGGATTTCTGTTATACTCAATCTTGTATCTCTTCATTCCTAAGAAAAAACATTATGATTTTATCATCATTCACGGAGCAGGCTTGTTGAATGGAGAAAAAGTGACTCCCTTACTAAAGAGTCGCATTGATAAGGCAGTTGAGGCTTATCACCAGTCTCTCAATCCCAATGTTAAAATCATCGCTAGTGGTGGTCGAGGTGGGGATGAGAAGATTTCCGAAGCTCGGGCAATTTGTAATTATTTGCTGAAAGAAACGGATGTTCCGAGAGAAGCCATTCTCCTAGAGGAAGACTCAACGACGACCTATGAGAATCTTCTCTTCTCAAAAGAAATGGGTGAGAAGCTGGTGGCTAGTCCACGTTTTCTTTTTGTGACCAATGATTACCATGTTTTTCGTACCAGTACCTATGCTCGCCGTATTGGGATGAAGGGAGATGGCCTTGGTTGCCGTACAGCTGCCTACTATATTCCATCGGCCTTTATTAGAGAATATATTGCTCTATGTGTGAAGATGAGATGGCTTTTTATCGCTTTCTATGTTTTGTTGATTTTAGCTCTGATTTTCTCTTATAGAGGTATTCTATGGTAA